One segment of Arthrobacter sp. MMS18-M83 DNA contains the following:
- a CDS encoding sugar phosphate isomerase/epimerase family protein, which produces MTVKQTQWTLSGFGDEISPDPLIQVAVLQALGANHIEVRSAWGTNIVELSEEDLTRLDQILREQGMGVSAIASPIGKVDVTIPVTVELDRLRKAIHAAKVLGTRYIRIFSFYRAEGTGPEEVRDAVMDRMRALAAEAQAHDVVLLHENEKDIYGDTPERVLDIITTVHSPALRVAWDAANFVQVGVKPFSEAYDMLRPYLEYLQVKDARADDRLVMPAGEGDGELRETIKALKEDGFEGFASLEPHLANAHHLGGFSGPTAFGVAGRAFNRLLEEAGVGTK; this is translated from the coding sequence GTGACCGTCAAGCAAACCCAGTGGACATTGTCCGGATTCGGCGACGAAATAAGTCCGGACCCGCTGATCCAAGTTGCCGTTCTGCAAGCTTTGGGCGCGAACCATATCGAAGTCCGCAGCGCCTGGGGCACTAACATCGTTGAATTGTCCGAAGAAGACCTGACCCGGTTGGACCAGATCCTGCGGGAACAAGGCATGGGCGTGTCAGCTATAGCCTCTCCGATCGGGAAGGTCGACGTCACCATCCCCGTCACAGTCGAACTGGACCGTCTCCGCAAGGCGATCCATGCGGCTAAGGTCCTCGGCACACGCTACATCCGGATCTTCTCCTTCTACCGGGCCGAAGGCACCGGACCCGAAGAGGTCCGTGACGCCGTCATGGACCGCATGCGTGCCCTTGCCGCAGAGGCCCAGGCACACGACGTCGTACTGCTGCACGAGAACGAAAAGGACATCTACGGCGACACCCCTGAACGTGTCCTGGACATCATCACTACGGTCCATTCGCCAGCACTGAGGGTTGCATGGGACGCCGCGAACTTCGTTCAAGTAGGTGTCAAGCCCTTCAGCGAGGCCTACGACATGCTCCGCCCCTACCTGGAATACCTTCAGGTGAAGGATGCCCGCGCCGATGACCGCCTCGTGATGCCGGCGGGGGAAGGCGACGGAGAACTTCGCGAAACCATCAAGGCATTGAAGGAAGATGGCTTCGAAGGATTCGCCTCCCTGGAACCCCACTTGGCAAACGCCCACCACCTCGGAGGGTTCTCCGGACCCACCGCGTTCGGAGTTGCCGGGCGCGCTTTCAACCGCCTCCTCGAAGAAGCCGGAGTGGGGACCAAATGA
- a CDS encoding Gfo/Idh/MocA family protein: protein MTNANTAGTPAHRLRTAIVGCGVIGRQHAQVVTANGDLELVALIDVVESAATALAGTVEDQTHKQRPATYATLAAALRDSDIDLVAICTPSGLHSDLAVEALRAGKHVIIEKPIDVDLPSARRVAEAAAAATGQVTSVISQHRFDPASVAVASAVRSGRFGKITSGVASLAWWRAQNYYDSGEWRGTWELDGGGAVMNQGVHSVDLLLWFLGTPVQIQAHTALLAHERIEVEDTAVATVRFASGALAVIHCTTAAYPGLTARIQVHGERGSAVVDNDRLQYFHAADNAPAGESGSSYGLAGAGNQAELEVGAHDASANTKGADDLQTAHQKQYADVVEAIRTGKEPRVGVNEATAALATVRALYVSATLGTAVHFEDVLAGKYDDVTVHTGGDA, encoded by the coding sequence ATGACCAACGCCAACACAGCGGGCACGCCCGCACACCGTCTGCGCACTGCGATCGTCGGTTGCGGAGTCATCGGGCGCCAGCACGCCCAGGTGGTCACTGCCAACGGGGACCTGGAGCTCGTCGCCCTCATCGATGTAGTGGAGTCAGCCGCGACCGCATTGGCCGGCACCGTTGAGGACCAGACGCACAAGCAGCGTCCCGCGACCTACGCAACCCTCGCCGCTGCCCTGAGGGACTCGGACATCGACCTTGTCGCCATCTGCACACCAAGCGGGCTGCACTCCGACCTGGCGGTTGAGGCACTACGGGCCGGTAAGCACGTCATTATCGAAAAGCCCATCGACGTGGACTTGCCCAGCGCCAGGCGCGTTGCGGAAGCAGCGGCGGCTGCGACCGGGCAGGTCACCTCGGTGATCAGCCAGCACCGCTTCGACCCGGCCAGTGTTGCTGTTGCCAGCGCGGTCAGGTCGGGACGCTTCGGCAAGATCACTTCCGGCGTGGCTTCGCTGGCTTGGTGGCGGGCCCAGAACTACTACGACTCCGGCGAATGGCGCGGCACCTGGGAACTCGACGGCGGCGGAGCCGTGATGAACCAAGGCGTCCACAGCGTGGACCTGCTTCTTTGGTTCTTGGGAACTCCCGTCCAGATCCAGGCCCATACTGCACTCCTGGCTCACGAGCGCATTGAAGTCGAAGACACGGCAGTTGCCACCGTGCGTTTCGCCTCGGGTGCGTTGGCAGTGATCCACTGCACCACCGCGGCCTACCCCGGGCTCACTGCCCGGATCCAGGTCCATGGCGAGAGAGGATCTGCAGTGGTAGACAATGACCGGCTACAGTACTTCCACGCCGCCGACAACGCGCCTGCAGGAGAGTCAGGGTCCTCCTATGGCCTCGCCGGGGCCGGGAACCAGGCCGAACTTGAGGTTGGGGCGCACGACGCATCAGCAAACACAAAGGGGGCCGACGACCTGCAGACCGCGCACCAGAAGCAGTATGCCGACGTCGTGGAAGCCATACGCACCGGAAAAGAACCCCGGGTGGGAGTCAACGAGGCAACGGCGGCCCTGGCCACAGTGCGGGCCCTGTACGTTTCGGCAACCCTCGGAACGGCGGTGCACTTCGAAGACGTCCTGGCTGGCAAGTACGACGATGTCACCGTTCACACGGGCGGCGACGCCTAG
- a CDS encoding IS1182 family transposase — MQGREDAQRGYLDVEALAGELLAPGSVFAFLAKHRGRLFPDSMMEDLFPSRRGRPSVPAPVIGSVLVLQALQGLSDRETAEALTFDLRWKAACGYGLTDTAFHPSTLTYWRRRLAGSGNPHRIMEAIAEVVAETGILKGKRRRAVDSTVLDDAVARQDTITQLIAGIRRFGRDIPAGQELLSTHATGYDYTRTGKPDIDWEDQDARDGLVSALVTDALALLAAVDPETLDGKAADAYALLALVAGQDVEPAEDSDGTDGRWRIARKVAPDRMISTVDPDTRHAHKTQSRQQDGFKAHIVIEPDTGLVTAAELTKASGPENSDGAVGARLIGMDPTIAGTSVDVLADSAYGSGEMLAALARTAHTPVIKPWPPRPAVEGGFTLDHFTVDEAAGTVTCPRNITRTITVKRRVTFGAACTECPFRARCTTSPRGRKLVLHEHDTLQREHRQRAADPAFQDDYRTHRPMVERSIAWPTRGNRRVPHRGISRNNAWLQLRIAGLNLRRLLTLGLTVNEESWALG, encoded by the coding sequence ATGCAGGGACGCGAGGACGCGCAACGGGGGTATTTGGATGTGGAGGCGCTGGCCGGAGAGTTGTTGGCTCCGGGCAGCGTCTTCGCTTTTCTGGCCAAACATCGGGGGCGCCTGTTTCCGGATTCAATGATGGAGGACCTCTTCCCGTCGCGGCGGGGCCGGCCTTCGGTTCCGGCGCCGGTCATCGGCTCGGTGCTGGTGTTGCAGGCATTGCAGGGGCTCTCTGACCGGGAAACCGCCGAGGCTTTGACCTTCGACCTGCGTTGGAAAGCCGCGTGCGGATACGGGCTGACCGATACCGCGTTCCACCCGAGCACGCTGACGTACTGGCGACGACGTCTGGCCGGGTCGGGAAACCCGCACCGGATCATGGAGGCCATCGCCGAAGTCGTGGCGGAAACCGGAATCCTGAAGGGCAAGCGCCGCAGAGCTGTGGATTCAACAGTCCTGGACGACGCGGTCGCGAGGCAGGACACCATCACGCAACTGATCGCGGGGATCCGCCGCTTCGGCCGTGATATCCCTGCCGGCCAGGAACTGCTGAGCACCCACGCTACGGGGTATGACTACACGCGCACCGGCAAACCGGACATCGACTGGGAGGACCAGGATGCCAGGGACGGGCTGGTTTCGGCGCTTGTCACCGACGCGCTGGCGCTGCTGGCCGCGGTCGATCCCGAGACCTTGGACGGCAAGGCGGCCGATGCGTACGCGCTGCTTGCACTCGTCGCCGGGCAGGACGTGGAACCGGCCGAGGATTCGGACGGGACCGACGGGCGGTGGCGTATCGCCCGCAAGGTCGCCCCGGACCGGATGATCTCCACCGTGGATCCGGACACCCGGCACGCGCACAAGACCCAGTCCCGGCAGCAAGACGGATTCAAGGCCCATATTGTCATCGAGCCCGACACCGGGCTGGTCACCGCCGCGGAGCTAACCAAGGCCTCCGGACCGGAGAACAGCGACGGAGCCGTCGGTGCCCGGCTGATCGGCATGGATCCCACGATCGCCGGCACCAGCGTGGACGTCCTGGCCGACTCGGCCTACGGTTCCGGGGAAATGCTCGCCGCCCTGGCCCGCACCGCACATACCCCGGTGATCAAACCATGGCCGCCGCGCCCTGCAGTTGAAGGCGGGTTCACCCTCGATCACTTCACCGTCGATGAAGCGGCCGGCACCGTGACCTGCCCGCGCAACATCACCCGCACCATCACCGTCAAACGGCGGGTCACGTTCGGCGCCGCCTGCACCGAATGCCCCTTCAGGGCCCGGTGCACCACCTCACCACGGGGACGCAAGCTCGTTCTCCACGAACACGACACGTTGCAGCGCGAACACCGCCAACGCGCCGCGGATCCTGCCTTCCAGGACGACTACCGCACCCACCGGCCCATGGTCGAGCGGTCCATCGCCTGGCCCACCCGCGGGAACCGCCGCGTTCCCCACCGCGGCATCAGCCGGAACAACGCCTGGCTGCAGCTACGGATCGCGGGACTGAACCTGCGACGCCTGCTCACGCTCGGGCTGACCGTGAACGAGGAATCATGGGCGCTGGGATAA
- a CDS encoding sugar phosphate isomerase/epimerase family protein produces the protein MTETNAVWNLSGFGDEVDPDPNVQAAVLLALGASHIEVRSAWGTNVSELEPEDVERLKAILDQNGLKVSAVASPIGKIDVSVPVERELARLRQIISVAKGLDTKYIRIFSFYRAERQSPEDIRDSVMERMTALTNEAAASGVVLLHENEKGIYGDTPERVLDIMETVDSPALRIAWDNANFVQVGVKPYTEGYATLRPYLEYLQVKDAVAGTGEVVPAGEGDGELDATIAALKADGFDGFASLEPHLASTHELGGFSGPLAFGSAARAFAALAAKNGVALA, from the coding sequence GTGACTGAAACAAATGCCGTATGGAACCTGTCCGGTTTCGGCGACGAAGTAGACCCCGATCCCAACGTGCAGGCAGCCGTCCTGCTGGCCCTCGGAGCCAGCCACATCGAGGTGCGTAGCGCGTGGGGCACCAATGTTTCAGAACTCGAGCCGGAAGATGTTGAGCGGCTCAAGGCAATCCTGGACCAAAATGGTCTGAAGGTTTCTGCAGTCGCAAGTCCCATCGGCAAGATTGACGTCAGTGTGCCGGTGGAGCGTGAGCTAGCCCGGCTGCGCCAGATTATTTCAGTAGCCAAGGGCCTGGACACCAAGTACATCCGCATCTTCTCCTTTTATCGGGCTGAAAGGCAGAGCCCTGAAGACATCCGCGACTCAGTCATGGAGCGCATGACCGCACTTACGAACGAGGCGGCAGCGTCCGGCGTCGTCCTCCTGCACGAAAACGAAAAAGGCATCTACGGCGACACTCCGGAACGCGTCCTGGACATCATGGAGACCGTCGATTCACCCGCACTGCGCATCGCTTGGGACAACGCCAACTTTGTCCAGGTGGGCGTCAAGCCGTACACGGAGGGTTACGCCACGCTGCGCCCGTACCTGGAGTACCTCCAGGTAAAGGACGCTGTCGCCGGCACGGGTGAAGTGGTTCCTGCCGGTGAAGGCGATGGCGAACTGGATGCCACCATCGCCGCGCTCAAGGCCGACGGTTTTGACGGCTTCGCTTCGCTGGAGCCGCATTTAGCCAGCACCCACGAACTGGGCGGATTCTCCGGGCCCCTCGCCTTCGGTTCTGCAGCTCGTGCCTTTGCGGCACTCGCGGCCAAGAACGGTGTTGCCTTGGCCTAA
- a CDS encoding Gfo/Idh/MocA family protein — MPTAAVIGCGDVSSVHFGAIAKINDVELVAVCDTDPVRLEGAEAAHGVEGYANYLEMLEAVRPDVVHICTPHHQHASLAVECLERGVSVIVEKPLAHTLEEGRRLVEAAERTTAKIAVCFQNRYNATSQAMRSMLDDGGLGQVLGASATVMWHRTAEYYRDRPWRGTWAEGGGGLMMNQAIHTVDLLQWLVGDVTKVEGHASTRSLGGVIEVEDTAEFIAGHANGATSVFYATLANATNAPVTLDIVTEKATLSLRGDLNVTYADGTVETIPERALESGGRAYWGVSHELLIKDFYAKLEDPAPFWISPAEAEKSLRIVKDIYAQSYPEISGQVR, encoded by the coding sequence ATGCCTACAGCAGCAGTCATCGGTTGCGGTGATGTATCGAGCGTGCACTTCGGGGCGATCGCCAAGATCAACGACGTCGAACTCGTGGCGGTCTGCGATACCGATCCGGTGCGTCTGGAGGGGGCAGAAGCCGCCCATGGCGTTGAGGGGTACGCGAACTATCTGGAGATGCTCGAGGCGGTGAGGCCCGACGTCGTGCACATCTGCACTCCACACCACCAGCATGCCTCGCTAGCGGTCGAATGCCTCGAGCGCGGCGTCAGCGTGATTGTCGAGAAGCCGCTGGCCCACACTCTCGAAGAGGGGCGACGCCTGGTGGAAGCGGCTGAACGGACCACGGCGAAGATCGCCGTATGTTTCCAGAACCGCTACAACGCGACGTCGCAAGCGATGCGGAGCATGCTCGACGACGGCGGGCTGGGTCAGGTTCTGGGCGCCTCGGCCACCGTGATGTGGCACCGGACGGCCGAGTACTACCGGGACCGGCCGTGGCGCGGCACCTGGGCTGAAGGAGGCGGTGGCCTCATGATGAACCAGGCCATCCACACAGTGGACCTGCTCCAATGGCTGGTAGGTGACGTGACAAAGGTGGAAGGCCATGCCTCCACGCGTTCCCTGGGCGGTGTGATCGAGGTGGAGGACACAGCGGAATTCATCGCCGGGCACGCCAACGGCGCAACCAGCGTCTTCTACGCCACTCTGGCGAACGCCACCAATGCGCCGGTGACGCTGGACATCGTGACCGAAAAGGCCACCCTCAGCCTTCGCGGCGACCTCAACGTCACTTACGCTGACGGCACCGTGGAAACCATCCCCGAACGAGCCTTGGAATCAGGTGGGCGCGCGTACTGGGGCGTATCCCACGAACTCTTGATCAAGGACTTCTACGCCAAGCTCGAGGATCCTGCTCCGTTCTGGATCAGCCCTGCTGAAGCCGAAAAGTCACTCAGGATCGTGAAAGACATCTACGCGCAGAGCTACCCGGAGATTTCCGGGCAGGTGCGCTAA
- a CDS encoding sugar phosphate isomerase/epimerase family protein, giving the protein MAKIGVQAMMLKGSFAELGAFETLRKVSAIGYNAVEISQIPMTPDNVAELDRSRSELGMDIAALSVAMETPKGMPGDSLKDHFDKIVDDARRLDTNLLRIGMMPFPAMKSINAVVDFAKQANEYAERLRENGIGLYYHNHHIEFAKFDGKYMLDIIAENSPAMGMEIDVHWVQRGGLDPVRTLAKYAGRTAMVHLKDYRIGELPESAFGLLETGDLTGFMAEFRNVVQFAEVGEGNLDFPSIIPAAHAAGAEYMLVEQDELYGRTVWEALQTSHDNLVAMGHADLF; this is encoded by the coding sequence GTGGCCAAAATTGGCGTACAAGCGATGATGCTGAAGGGCAGTTTCGCTGAACTCGGAGCGTTTGAAACGCTCCGCAAGGTAAGTGCGATCGGGTACAACGCCGTCGAGATTTCCCAGATCCCGATGACACCGGACAACGTTGCCGAACTGGACCGCTCCCGCAGCGAACTGGGCATGGACATCGCCGCGCTGTCCGTGGCAATGGAAACCCCCAAGGGCATGCCGGGCGATTCGCTCAAGGACCATTTCGACAAGATCGTGGACGACGCAAGGCGCTTGGACACGAACCTCCTGCGGATCGGCATGATGCCGTTTCCCGCCATGAAGTCGATCAACGCCGTGGTGGACTTCGCGAAGCAGGCCAACGAATACGCGGAGAGGCTCCGGGAAAACGGCATCGGCTTGTATTACCACAACCACCACATTGAGTTCGCGAAATTCGACGGCAAATACATGCTGGACATCATTGCCGAGAACTCCCCGGCCATGGGCATGGAGATCGACGTGCACTGGGTGCAACGCGGCGGACTGGACCCTGTCCGGACCCTGGCCAAGTACGCCGGACGCACAGCTATGGTGCACCTGAAGGACTACCGGATCGGCGAGTTGCCGGAGTCGGCCTTCGGGCTCCTCGAAACGGGAGACCTCACGGGCTTCATGGCCGAGTTCAGAAACGTGGTCCAATTCGCCGAAGTGGGCGAAGGCAACCTGGACTTCCCCTCGATCATCCCGGCCGCCCACGCCGCCGGCGCAGAGTACATGCTCGTCGAGCAGGACGAGCTGTACGGACGCACTGTCTGGGAAGCCTTGCAGACCTCCCACGACAACCTGGTGGCCATGGGCCACGCAGACCTCTTCTAG
- a CDS encoding Gfo/Idh/MocA family protein has product MSTKVRLGIIGLGQQGGMYAKFITDGMVPNMVIGAICDTDPAKKELAATQYPDAPFYDDYIAMLESGDVDAIVTCVPHFLHPEMGIESLKRDIHALVEKPAGVYTKQVKELNEFAASKPELSFGIMFNQRNNPLYKKLKEIVDNGEIGSIRRTNWIITNWWRPQGYYNSSEWRATWGGEGGGVLVNQAPHQLDLWQWICGVPKSVYSKVAYGFRRDIAVEDEVTAVVDYGNGATGVFVTATHDLVGTDRFEILGDQGKIVVENSKTATVTRLIKPERELSDGMDMDDVRKLFMGELKAEDYYTTEVIEFESVWGGQHAGVLENFAANILDGTPLLAPGSDGIKGVRLANAIHLSSWTGREVSLELDEEEYMRELNKRIREEGKFPERY; this is encoded by the coding sequence ATGAGCACGAAAGTCCGCCTTGGCATCATCGGCCTGGGCCAGCAGGGCGGCATGTACGCCAAGTTCATCACGGACGGAATGGTCCCGAACATGGTAATTGGCGCCATCTGCGACACCGATCCCGCAAAAAAGGAGTTGGCGGCCACCCAGTATCCTGATGCACCGTTCTACGACGACTACATCGCCATGCTTGAAAGCGGCGACGTCGATGCGATCGTCACGTGCGTGCCGCACTTCCTGCACCCGGAAATGGGCATCGAATCGCTCAAGCGCGATATACACGCCCTAGTGGAGAAGCCTGCCGGCGTCTATACCAAACAGGTCAAGGAGCTGAACGAATTCGCGGCCAGTAAGCCCGAGCTTTCCTTCGGCATCATGTTCAACCAGCGCAACAACCCGCTCTACAAAAAGCTCAAGGAGATCGTCGACAACGGCGAGATCGGCAGCATCCGCCGCACCAACTGGATCATCACCAACTGGTGGCGTCCGCAGGGCTACTACAACTCCAGCGAATGGCGCGCCACGTGGGGCGGCGAAGGCGGCGGCGTCCTGGTCAACCAGGCACCCCACCAGCTTGACCTCTGGCAGTGGATCTGCGGCGTGCCGAAGTCCGTCTACTCCAAGGTGGCCTACGGTTTCCGCCGTGACATCGCAGTGGAGGACGAGGTCACCGCGGTAGTGGACTACGGCAATGGCGCCACAGGGGTGTTCGTCACCGCCACGCACGACCTCGTGGGAACCGACCGCTTCGAGATCTTGGGCGACCAGGGCAAGATCGTCGTGGAAAACAGCAAGACCGCCACAGTCACCAGGCTGATCAAACCAGAGCGCGAACTCAGCGACGGCATGGACATGGACGATGTCCGCAAGCTCTTCATGGGTGAGTTGAAGGCCGAGGACTACTACACCACGGAGGTCATCGAGTTCGAGTCCGTCTGGGGCGGACAGCACGCTGGCGTCTTGGAGAACTTCGCGGCCAACATCCTGGACGGTACTCCGCTGCTGGCCCCCGGCTCGGACGGGATCAAGGGAGTGCGCCTGGCGAATGCGATCCACCTGTCCAGTTGGACCGGCAGGGAGGTCTCCCTCGAATTAGACGAAGAGGAGTACATGCGCGAACTCAACAAGCGCATCAGGGAAGAAGGAAAGTTCCCTGAACGCTACTAG
- a CDS encoding LacI family DNA-binding transcriptional regulator yields the protein MTQATNSGAAAVPARRGRGEKSSPTIYDIAKLAGVNPSTVSRALSKPGRVSAKTQKIIEDAAEQLNYRVNPFARALPTGRTQTIGLIVADITNPTFFDIIRGAETTGSARDYTLVLAESAESSETELTAARRMLSTVDGLILASPRMDDEQIRALASEKPVAVINREVDGVPCVVPDVNKGISQAVRSLAANGHQKLAYVAGPPQSWMSRRRWEGVQAACEWYKLGAVRLESSKPTVDGGRQVARDVLSSGATAVITYNDLLAIGLMQELQAAGMRVPDQISIVGFDDIFGADFTTPALTTVRSPLGECGSRAAALLLDMLLGHEGPGGVVHVDTELVVRGSSGRLLA from the coding sequence GTGACCCAAGCGACGAACTCCGGAGCAGCAGCTGTCCCAGCCAGGCGTGGACGCGGGGAGAAATCTTCACCGACCATCTACGACATCGCGAAGCTGGCGGGAGTCAACCCCTCCACGGTCTCGCGCGCGCTAAGCAAGCCGGGGCGGGTCAGTGCCAAGACCCAGAAGATCATCGAGGATGCCGCCGAGCAGCTGAACTACCGGGTGAACCCGTTCGCCCGGGCGCTTCCCACTGGCCGCACCCAAACGATCGGGCTGATCGTCGCGGATATTACCAACCCGACGTTCTTCGACATTATCCGCGGCGCGGAGACCACCGGATCCGCCCGGGATTACACCCTGGTGTTGGCTGAATCCGCGGAGTCGTCGGAAACTGAGCTCACCGCGGCCCGCCGGATGTTGAGCACGGTGGACGGCCTCATTCTGGCGAGCCCGCGTATGGACGATGAACAGATCCGTGCTTTGGCCTCGGAGAAGCCGGTGGCCGTTATCAACCGCGAAGTGGACGGCGTGCCATGCGTGGTTCCGGACGTGAACAAAGGCATCAGCCAGGCTGTCCGGAGTCTTGCCGCGAATGGTCATCAAAAGCTCGCCTACGTTGCCGGCCCGCCGCAGTCTTGGATGTCCCGCCGCCGTTGGGAGGGGGTCCAGGCGGCCTGCGAGTGGTACAAGCTGGGGGCGGTCCGTTTGGAATCGTCCAAGCCAACCGTCGACGGCGGTCGCCAAGTAGCGCGCGACGTCCTGTCGAGCGGCGCGACGGCGGTCATCACTTATAACGATCTTCTCGCCATAGGCCTCATGCAGGAATTGCAGGCCGCCGGTATGCGCGTTCCCGACCAGATCAGCATTGTGGGATTCGACGACATCTTCGGGGCGGACTTCACGACCCCCGCACTCACTACTGTCAGGTCACCCTTGGGGGAGTGTGGGTCCCGCGCCGCAGCCCTGCTGCTGGATATGCTGCTCGGCCATGAGGGCCCCGGGGGAGTGGTTCACGTGGATACGGAGCTCGTGGTGCGCGGCTCCAGCGGGCGGCTGCTCGCCTAG
- the uxaC gene encoding glucuronate isomerase: protein MSQSIAANPDRLLPADPGTRSIARSLLERVQDLPIISPHGHVDAAVIEHNTPFPDPAALLVSPDHYVTRLIHASGVSMDKLISGGANASESREIWRTFVQAWPLFEGTASGYWLRTQFESVFKLGADIGDMSADASYDAIAAKLVEPDFRPRQLFKDFNIEVLATTDDPLDSLASHKAIAEDPSFNGRVLPTFRPDAYLNIAHPTWSANVERLVDSAGDGATGYAGYIEALENRRRYFVDHGAVSADHGVLTPATLKLDRTDAKRIFELARAGKATSEDRNTFEAHMMYQMARMSVEDGLVMTIHPGSFRNHHQPTFDAYGADTGHDIPFATNYTAAIRPLLQDFGTAKDFHLVLFTLDETVFSRELAPLAGFYPAVYLGAPWWFLDAPDAMLRFRSAVTETTGFSRSSGFIDDTRAFCSIPARHDASRRIEASFLARLVAEHRVSEARAHELIVDVVDASPRRVFKL from the coding sequence ATGTCACAGTCGATCGCAGCCAACCCTGACCGCCTCCTACCTGCGGATCCCGGGACGCGCAGCATTGCGCGCTCCTTGCTGGAGCGCGTCCAGGACCTGCCCATCATCTCGCCGCATGGCCACGTTGACGCCGCCGTCATCGAGCACAACACCCCGTTCCCTGATCCGGCCGCGCTCCTGGTCAGCCCGGACCACTACGTCACCCGCCTGATCCACGCCAGCGGAGTCTCCATGGACAAGCTGATTTCAGGGGGCGCCAACGCATCCGAATCGCGGGAGATCTGGCGGACATTCGTCCAGGCCTGGCCCCTGTTTGAAGGCACGGCCTCGGGCTACTGGCTGCGCACGCAGTTCGAAAGCGTGTTCAAGCTCGGCGCGGATATCGGCGACATGTCCGCCGATGCCAGCTACGACGCCATTGCCGCCAAGCTCGTGGAGCCCGACTTCCGTCCCCGCCAGCTCTTCAAGGACTTCAACATCGAGGTCCTGGCCACCACGGACGATCCTCTGGACAGCCTCGCCAGCCACAAGGCCATCGCCGAGGACCCCTCTTTCAATGGCCGGGTGCTGCCCACGTTCCGCCCGGATGCCTATCTGAACATCGCGCACCCCACGTGGAGCGCCAACGTCGAGCGGCTTGTCGATTCCGCCGGAGATGGCGCCACCGGCTACGCCGGCTATATCGAGGCCCTGGAAAACCGGCGTCGCTATTTCGTAGACCATGGCGCGGTCTCCGCGGACCACGGAGTCCTCACCCCCGCAACGCTCAAGCTGGACCGTACAGACGCCAAGAGGATCTTCGAACTTGCGCGTGCCGGCAAGGCCACGTCCGAGGACCGCAACACCTTCGAAGCCCACATGATGTACCAGATGGCCCGGATGTCCGTGGAGGACGGCCTGGTGATGACCATCCACCCGGGTTCCTTCCGCAACCACCACCAGCCCACCTTCGATGCCTACGGTGCGGACACCGGTCACGACATCCCGTTCGCCACCAACTACACCGCGGCGATCCGGCCCCTGCTCCAGGACTTCGGCACGGCCAAGGACTTCCACCTGGTGCTGTTCACGCTGGACGAGACCGTGTTCTCCCGCGAACTGGCACCCCTGGCAGGGTTCTACCCGGCCGTGTACCTCGGAGCACCTTGGTGGTTCCTTGACGCCCCCGATGCCATGCTCCGCTTCCGTTCCGCCGTCACCGAAACCACCGGCTTCTCGCGGTCCTCGGGCTTCATCGACGACACCCGCGCATTCTGCTCCATCCCGGCCCGGCACGACGCGTCCCGCCGGATCGAAGCCTCGTTCCTCGCCCGCCTCGTGGCCGAGCACCGGGTCAGCGAAGCCCGCGCCCACGAACTCATCGTCGACGTCGTCGACGCCTCACCCCGAAGGGTATTCAAGCTGTGA